One Aegilops tauschii subsp. strangulata cultivar AL8/78 chromosome 7, Aet v6.0, whole genome shotgun sequence genomic window carries:
- the LOC109740876 gene encoding peroxidase 22.3-like, whose translation MFSRLNLDARDMTALSGAHTIGMANCMHYSDRVYGTDRDEEINPSFAQTMQQTCQGPSGKAPFDVQTPMRFDNAYYRNLIARRGLLTSDQTLYGDGGLHDNLVEMYSADGEAFARDFAKAMVKMGNVPPPMGMPVEVRLKCSPANY comes from the coding sequence ATGTTTTCAAGACTCAACCTCGACGCGCGTGACATGACAGCGCTCTCTGGTGCCCACACCATCGGGATGGCCAACTGCATGCACTACAGCGACCGCGTCTACGGCACCGACCGCGATGAGGAGATCAACCCATCCTTCGCACAGACCATGCAGCAGACGTGCCAGGGTCCTTCTGGTAAGGCGCCGTTTGACGTGCAGACTCCGATGAGGTTCGACAACGCTTACTACCGCAACCTTATCGCACGGCGCGGTCTCCTCACCTCCGACCAGACTCTCTACGGCGATGGAGGTCTGCATGACAATCTCGTGGAGATGTACAGCGCCGACGGTGAGGCGTTCGCGAGGGACTTCGCCAAGGCCATGGTGAAGATGGGAAACGTACCTCCGCCCATGGGAATGCCAGTGGAGGTGAGGCTCAAGTGCTCTCCGGCCAATTATTGA